A genome region from Psychrobacter jeotgali includes the following:
- the epmB gene encoding EF-P beta-lysylation protein EpmB, with translation MINHLITQKNWQTQLSTVITSVDELLSLLNLESLRTQIYIPAHFELRVPRAFVGKMKKGDANDPLLQQVLPNKQEQLAVTGYVADPLAENEQNPIQGLLHKYQSRVLLTVTGACAIHCRYCFRQHFDYSANMPKSEAKDNIKAYIAQHPEINEVILSGGDPLSVSNRRLFAWLDILESMSQLTTIRLHTRLPLVIPERLDNEMLERLAQSRCQIVMVVHCNHANEIDSNTAEYLQRARSAGITLLNQTVLLEGINDDVATQVALSQRLFAAGVLPYYLHVLDKVAGAAHFDKEEAAAVQLYWRLLAELPGYLVPKLVRELPNRPFKVPIDIYKQV, from the coding sequence ATGATAAACCATTTAATCACACAAAAAAACTGGCAGACACAATTATCCACAGTCATTACCTCAGTTGATGAGCTGCTTAGCCTGCTGAATCTTGAATCTTTGCGTACGCAAATCTATATACCCGCTCATTTTGAGCTGCGAGTGCCGCGTGCCTTTGTGGGCAAAATGAAAAAGGGCGATGCCAATGACCCTTTATTACAGCAAGTTTTGCCCAATAAGCAAGAACAATTGGCAGTCACCGGTTATGTAGCCGATCCTTTAGCAGAGAACGAGCAGAATCCTATCCAAGGGTTATTACACAAATACCAATCACGAGTGTTGCTAACCGTCACTGGGGCCTGTGCTATCCATTGCCGTTACTGCTTTCGCCAGCATTTTGATTATAGCGCTAATATGCCAAAGTCCGAGGCAAAAGACAATATTAAGGCTTATATTGCTCAGCATCCCGAAATTAACGAAGTAATTTTGAGTGGTGGCGATCCGTTGAGTGTTTCTAATCGGCGGCTATTTGCTTGGCTGGATATTTTGGAGTCTATGAGCCAGTTGACGACCATTCGTTTACATACTCGTTTACCGCTCGTTATTCCAGAGCGTTTGGATAATGAGATGTTAGAGCGCTTAGCCCAGAGCCGATGTCAGATTGTGATGGTGGTGCATTGTAATCATGCTAATGAGATAGACAGTAACACCGCTGAGTATTTGCAGCGTGCTCGTAGCGCTGGTATCACTCTATTAAATCAGACAGTGTTATTAGAAGGTATTAATGATGATGTAGCCACTCAAGTAGCGCTAAGCCAGCGTTTATTTGCTGCAGGTGTGCTGCCATATTATCTGCATGTATTAGACAAAGTGGCAGGTGCCGCTCATTTCGATAAAGAGGAAGCCGCAGCGGTGCAGCTTTATTGGCGATTGCTAGCTGAGCTGCCAGGCTATCTGGTACCAAAACTGGTACGCGAGTTGCCGAATCGACCATTTAAGGTGCCGATAGATATTTACAAACAGGTGTAG
- a CDS encoding transglutaminase family protein, which translates to MTNSKSTGNFSSKASLANQPVTTDFERLALGQSSAVNRASVKDKWYRKLLALPAYYWVLITQVIVILPHAAHLPLWLMGFAVVSITAQLPFIKAKLQKTNHFKRLYQSVQMLGFLMGLAGLWLTYQTAFGLDMGVAFLVLCLVSKLWELYKRRDAYVVLNLSLFVLAALFLMDQSLIATVEVILGTMAVLLAFIAVNDDGNRRGEGRLRTLALLGVGALPLLVVLFLFFPRLPPLWSVQLSGQQATTGVSDSMSPGDFANLGQSTALAFRVEFDDRRPPQGQLYWRGLVFSDFDGITWRPNQRQRQWQWEPNRQMPNWMKRALTTATDKDKLAPINYEVILEPTQQRWLFGLDYPFAQQQAISITSNFTLLKDQPITQQLRYKVLRYAPMHIDPILDDYDRRINLALPAEGNAKSRKLAKQLFAQAGADPVRYMSAIERWINQTEFSYTLSPPRLDQDRIDAFLFETKAGFCEHYSSSFTFMLRAAGIPARIVTGYQGGEPSRSGGVWEVRQMDAHAWTEVWLERRGWVRIDPTAFVAPERVEQGMDALTQQRGASLFGEGAGAQISYQQYQMLQALRRFSDQASYYWQKDIVGYDQDKQANSLFKWFNISSFAQQMVWLTATTIAVMMIVILLIWQHRRKRWHPVDLPLARLSKRLSRQDKLLARNDNEGQLAWLDRLASTAIKPDNDQQAKAYIDDIKQYYRQLRYGQLSQFEANHENYKQALTQFRQKVQRLAALLKR; encoded by the coding sequence ATGACTAACTCTAAGTCCACTGGTAATTTTTCCTCAAAGGCATCTTTAGCCAACCAGCCGGTAACGACTGACTTTGAACGCTTGGCGTTAGGTCAGTCTAGTGCTGTAAATAGGGCTAGCGTAAAAGATAAATGGTATCGTAAGCTGTTGGCGCTACCCGCCTACTATTGGGTGCTCATCACTCAAGTCATCGTTATTCTCCCTCATGCCGCCCATCTACCGTTATGGTTAATGGGTTTTGCAGTAGTAAGTATCACCGCACAGCTGCCCTTTATCAAAGCTAAGTTGCAAAAGACAAACCACTTCAAGAGACTCTACCAAAGCGTGCAAATGCTGGGCTTTCTTATGGGGCTGGCAGGGCTATGGTTGACCTACCAAACGGCATTTGGACTCGATATGGGGGTGGCGTTTTTAGTACTATGTTTGGTCAGTAAGCTGTGGGAACTGTATAAACGCCGCGATGCCTATGTGGTATTGAATTTATCATTGTTTGTACTGGCTGCGCTGTTTTTGATGGATCAAAGCCTAATCGCTACTGTAGAGGTTATCCTTGGTACGATGGCGGTATTGTTGGCATTTATTGCGGTCAATGATGATGGTAATAGACGTGGTGAGGGGCGTTTGCGGACTTTAGCGCTGTTAGGGGTGGGCGCGCTGCCATTACTCGTGGTGTTGTTCTTATTTTTCCCAAGATTACCGCCATTATGGTCGGTACAGTTGTCTGGACAGCAAGCGACAACAGGGGTTTCTGACAGTATGTCGCCGGGTGACTTTGCTAATTTGGGGCAGTCAACGGCGCTGGCCTTTCGGGTTGAATTTGATGACAGGCGACCACCGCAAGGACAGCTTTATTGGCGTGGCTTAGTTTTTAGTGATTTTGATGGTATTACCTGGCGTCCCAATCAGCGTCAACGCCAATGGCAGTGGGAGCCAAATCGGCAGATGCCCAACTGGATGAAGCGCGCCCTAACTACCGCTACCGATAAGGACAAGCTTGCGCCCATTAATTATGAGGTTATCTTGGAGCCTACCCAGCAGCGCTGGCTGTTTGGGCTCGATTATCCCTTTGCCCAGCAGCAAGCGATTAGTATTACCTCCAACTTTACCTTACTCAAAGATCAACCTATCACCCAGCAGCTGCGTTATAAGGTCTTGCGTTATGCGCCCATGCATATCGATCCTATCCTAGATGACTATGATCGGCGCATCAATCTAGCGCTACCTGCCGAGGGTAATGCTAAGTCGCGCAAGCTTGCCAAGCAGTTATTTGCCCAAGCTGGGGCGGATCCAGTTCGCTATATGAGCGCTATTGAGCGCTGGATCAATCAGACCGAGTTTAGCTATACCTTATCACCGCCACGGCTTGATCAAGACCGTATCGATGCGTTTTTATTTGAGACCAAAGCAGGATTTTGTGAGCATTATTCCTCCAGCTTTACTTTTATGCTGCGTGCAGCTGGCATCCCAGCCAGAATAGTCACCGGCTATCAAGGCGGCGAGCCTAGTCGTAGCGGCGGCGTCTGGGAAGTCAGGCAAATGGACGCTCATGCTTGGACTGAAGTTTGGCTTGAGCGACGGGGCTGGGTGCGTATAGATCCCACAGCTTTCGTCGCGCCTGAACGGGTGGAGCAGGGAATGGACGCGCTAACTCAGCAGCGTGGAGCTTCCTTATTCGGGGAGGGCGCAGGCGCGCAGATTAGCTATCAGCAGTATCAGATGCTACAAGCCCTGCGGCGTTTCTCTGATCAAGCCAGTTACTATTGGCAAAAAGACATCGTCGGCTATGATCAGGATAAACAGGCAAACTCGTTGTTTAAATGGTTCAATATCAGCTCATTTGCCCAGCAGATGGTTTGGCTAACGGCTACTACCATTGCCGTGATGATGATCGTGATATTACTGATTTGGCAGCACCGGCGTAAGCGTTGGCATCCGGTAGATTTGCCTCTAGCGCGGTTGTCTAAACGTCTAAGTAGGCAGGATAAGCTACTGGCTCGAAATGATAATGAAGGGCAACTGGCTTGGCTGGATCGGCTGGCAAGTACGGCTATCAAGCCTGATAATGACCAACAAGCTAAGGCATATATAGATGATATCAAGCAATATTATCGTCAATTACGTTATGGGCAACTTAGTCAGTTTGAAGCTAACCATGAAAATTATAAGCAAGCTTTAACTCAGTTCAGGCAAAAGGTACAAAGGTTAGCCGCGCTGTTAAAGCGATAG
- the efp gene encoding elongation factor P: MASFSTNEFKAGLKVMLDGNPCAIMENEFVKPGKGQAFNRVKLRNLRSGKVLEQTFKSGESLEAADVVDTEMNYLYNDGEFWHFMHPESFEQIQADKTAVADAIKWLKENGNDLCTITLFNGVPLSVTPPNFVELEITETDPGVRGDTSGGGGKPATLETGAVVRVPLFVQQGEVVRVDTRTGDYQTRVS; the protein is encoded by the coding sequence GTGGCAAGTTTTTCTACCAATGAATTCAAAGCCGGTCTAAAAGTCATGCTCGATGGCAACCCGTGTGCCATCATGGAAAATGAGTTTGTCAAACCTGGCAAAGGACAAGCGTTCAACCGTGTCAAACTGCGCAACCTTCGCAGTGGCAAAGTATTGGAGCAAACCTTCAAATCAGGCGAAAGCTTAGAAGCTGCGGATGTCGTAGATACTGAGATGAACTATCTGTATAACGATGGCGAATTTTGGCACTTTATGCATCCAGAGAGCTTTGAGCAGATCCAAGCCGACAAAACCGCGGTAGCCGATGCCATAAAATGGCTCAAAGAGAACGGTAATGATCTATGTACCATTACTTTATTCAACGGCGTGCCTTTGTCTGTCACTCCGCCAAACTTTGTTGAATTAGAAATCACCGAAACCGATCCCGGCGTGCGTGGTGATACTTCTGGCGGTGGCGGCAAGCCAGCAACTTTAGAGACTGGTGCTGTCGTTCGTGTTCCGCTATTTGTTCAGCAAGGTGAAGTAGTGCGCGTCGATACTCGTACAGGCGATTATCAAACTCGCGTCAGCTGA
- a CDS encoding GAF domain-containing hybrid sensor histidine kinase/response regulator: MSKHKYPIAIDDHERIAKLREYQVLNTNDDPAFARLTELAKLFFDMPIVTITFMDEHTQYLRAPQGLGEVCATARADAICNYTVLSDEVFIINDLSADKRFMHNPLITHAPHLRFYAGAPIILEEDNKSYRLGSLCLMDTKPHYDFSDKQARLLAQFAAMTGDALQLQKRQRLTKHADQMKSEFLANMSHEIRTPMNGIIGMVEMLDDTELSLEQQNHIDNIKLSTEHLLAIINGILDLSKVEAGKMTVDAIPMNLSDLCKQVIDLFAVKARQRDLTLAYHFNEQLSPYVIGDPVRLKQILANLVNNAIKFTREGGKVSININKPALCDYKDGHDADSNNESSALAHDNGVNYQNMTLCIGVSDTGVGIKPESLKAIFDAYNQADKSTHRLYGGTGLGLSVCKSLVNLMGGHIWADSVVGEGTTFKVLLPLPAMEAQAYEHWKQKNEVGYNSTSLYAGHVLLVEDDKVNAIIAKRALHNGGHTVTHVTDGQKAIEHFSAHPKRYDIILMDHHMPIMDGIQATIKLHELYNPDMLPPIIALTANAMDGEREKYLKVGMQDYCTKPFKKEYLNALIQYWLRHNKDKKMPYKKA; the protein is encoded by the coding sequence TTGTCAAAGCATAAATATCCTATAGCGATAGATGATCACGAGCGTATTGCCAAGCTGCGCGAATACCAAGTGCTCAACACTAACGATGATCCTGCTTTTGCTCGTTTGACTGAGCTGGCAAAGCTCTTCTTTGACATGCCGATTGTTACCATCACCTTTATGGATGAGCATACGCAGTATCTCAGAGCGCCGCAAGGTCTTGGTGAGGTATGTGCGACAGCGCGCGCAGACGCTATCTGTAACTATACTGTGCTGTCAGATGAGGTTTTTATTATTAATGATTTGAGTGCTGATAAGCGCTTTATGCATAATCCACTGATTACCCATGCGCCTCATCTGCGTTTTTATGCCGGTGCGCCTATTATCTTGGAAGAGGATAATAAGTCTTATCGTTTAGGCTCGCTTTGCTTGATGGATACCAAGCCCCATTATGATTTTAGTGATAAACAAGCTCGGCTGCTGGCCCAGTTTGCAGCGATGACAGGCGATGCCTTACAGTTACAAAAAAGACAACGTCTGACTAAGCATGCTGATCAAATGAAGTCCGAATTCTTGGCTAATATGAGTCATGAGATTCGTACGCCAATGAACGGTATCATCGGTATGGTGGAGATGCTCGATGATACTGAGCTTAGCCTTGAGCAACAAAACCATATCGATAATATAAAGCTATCTACTGAGCATTTGCTGGCTATTATTAATGGTATTTTGGACTTGTCTAAAGTCGAAGCCGGCAAGATGACGGTTGATGCGATACCGATGAACTTGTCAGATTTGTGCAAACAAGTGATAGACCTTTTCGCAGTCAAAGCTCGTCAACGTGATTTAACTTTGGCGTATCATTTTAATGAACAGCTATCGCCTTACGTTATTGGAGATCCAGTAAGGCTTAAGCAGATTTTGGCCAATTTAGTTAATAACGCTATCAAGTTTACCCGTGAAGGCGGCAAAGTTAGTATTAACATTAATAAGCCTGCATTATGTGATTATAAAGACGGTCATGATGCTGATAGCAATAACGAAAGCTCTGCTTTGGCGCATGATAATGGTGTTAATTATCAAAATATGACGCTGTGTATTGGTGTGAGTGATACTGGAGTAGGAATCAAGCCTGAATCTTTAAAGGCGATATTCGATGCCTATAATCAGGCAGATAAATCGACTCATCGACTCTATGGCGGCACCGGTCTGGGACTGTCCGTTTGTAAATCGTTGGTGAACCTAATGGGCGGGCATATTTGGGCAGATAGCGTGGTGGGGGAAGGCACTACCTTTAAGGTATTATTGCCACTGCCGGCGATGGAGGCTCAAGCCTATGAGCACTGGAAACAAAAAAACGAGGTAGGATATAATTCGACCTCACTTTATGCTGGCCACGTTTTATTGGTAGAGGATGATAAGGTAAACGCTATTATTGCCAAAAGGGCACTGCATAATGGCGGTCATACCGTCACTCACGTGACTGATGGGCAAAAGGCGATTGAGCATTTTTCAGCGCATCCTAAGCGTTATGATATTATTTTGATGGATCATCACATGCCTATTATGGATGGTATTCAGGCTACTATTAAACTGCACGAGCTTTATAATCCAGATATGCTGCCACCTATCATTGCGCTGACCGCGAACGCTATGGATGGTGAGCGCGAAAAGTATCTAAAAGTGGGCATGCAAGACTACTGTACTAAGCCGTTTAAGAAAGAATATCTAAATGCTTTGATACAGTACTGGCTACGGCATAATAAAGACAAAAAAATGCCGTATAAAAAAGCTTAA
- a CDS encoding AAA family ATPase encodes MRQNGVHKSHTPMSHACQSSSAIDSSSNNTFQSNIDARSAPDYTANQQQIAQLLGLLNQVILDKPEVIKLALSAMLAGGHLLLQDLPGMGKTTLAQGLAQLLGLSFSRVQFTNDMLPADILGMSVYDPAKLSFEFRKGPIFTQLLLADEINRCSPKTQSALLEAMEERQVTQDGQTYLLPKPFFVIATQNPLQQSGVYPLPESQLDRFLMCLSLGYPSPAAERALLQGQDRRELLLELDAVLDTQAVLLAQQGVQQVYVAEVVLDYLQQLVAKTRVSQEYHGLSPRGMLSLQRAAQAYAYVSGHLEVTPEDIQAVFAAVTDHRLGQPFVPMLNGGGQAAQTIAERILDEVPVTF; translated from the coding sequence ATGCGTCAAAATGGTGTTCATAAAAGTCATACTCCGATGAGCCATGCCTGCCAAAGCTCGTCGGCTATTGATAGCAGCAGTAACAACACCTTTCAATCAAATATAGACGCTAGATCAGCGCCTGACTATACGGCGAATCAGCAGCAGATTGCGCAGTTATTAGGCCTACTCAATCAAGTTATATTGGATAAACCTGAAGTTATCAAGCTCGCACTTAGCGCTATGCTGGCAGGGGGACATCTACTATTGCAAGACTTGCCCGGTATGGGTAAGACCACTTTAGCGCAAGGGCTGGCGCAGTTATTAGGGCTTAGCTTTAGCCGAGTGCAGTTTACCAACGATATGCTACCAGCCGATATCTTGGGCATGAGTGTCTACGATCCAGCTAAGCTTAGTTTTGAGTTTCGTAAAGGGCCTATCTTTACTCAATTACTCCTCGCTGATGAGATTAATCGCTGTAGCCCCAAGACTCAAAGCGCTCTACTTGAAGCGATGGAGGAGCGGCAAGTCACTCAAGATGGGCAAACCTATCTATTGCCGAAACCGTTCTTTGTCATTGCCACCCAAAACCCTTTACAGCAATCAGGCGTCTACCCTTTGCCTGAATCGCAACTGGATCGGTTTTTGATGTGTTTGTCGCTAGGCTATCCATCGCCCGCCGCTGAACGGGCGCTACTGCAAGGTCAAGACCGCCGCGAGCTCCTATTAGAGTTGGATGCGGTGTTGGATACACAGGCGGTGCTATTGGCGCAGCAAGGCGTGCAGCAGGTTTATGTGGCGGAGGTGGTACTGGATTATTTACAGCAGTTGGTAGCCAAAACCCGTGTCAGTCAGGAGTATCATGGGTTGTCACCGCGCGGGATGTTATCGCTACAGCGTGCCGCTCAGGCTTATGCGTATGTTTCTGGGCATTTAGAAGTGACGCCTGAGGATATACAAGCGGTATTTGCTGCGGTAACTGATCATAGATTAGGACAACCTTTTGTACCGATGTTAAATGGAGGTGGACAAGCGGCGCAAACCATTGCTGAGCGTATTTTGGATGAGGTGCCTGTAACGTTTTAG
- a CDS encoding EAL domain-containing protein, translating to MSAHSLLNLLVIDDDQLYAERLVTMLCAYYDEVNLGFLDDKEELDKALRQQWDVLVFGKAYDMSFTDIVGTLQEQNIDLPMMALESEATIDHNRNEDGLPTVIDESMVKTLVTDEINSVIIAIRLQHEGLRTRRQLKALRHVLSEAEQRANILIKNSKSAVAYIDQGIHIFANEPYLALFGFESLDSLLGISIIDLIAGSNNVKDFKQFLRQFDKGSREQVEFNFESRRMDGSTFEANLQLAAATYEGEPVIQIIIQQNNNTAEIAQRLAQAERQDSLTGLSNRRGFEEHLATIYQQAQQGLLTASLLYVQLDNIGKISSGLGLQGVDATTKQVADKLQQLVDKGYISRFSDTAFTVLVENQSIQAIERLAEQLRTGISDMLIEVEARTTTTTASIGVINIDRHSPPPTDLLDRAVEAINHIRIETANHGDAYHVYDPSTHASSDDKALAESLINAITHNQFELLYQPIYDINTDRSDFFEVYLRLPLTDADNTVLTPDQFMTVAKAHQLHEKIDRWVLINACKQISEIRKVQPDARLLVQLTSGSLIDKKLPQVASQLIKAIGGAKGALTLQFNEQDIANHLSLAKTQFAALKAVDCQLSINNFGTAVKSVEVAEFTQPDMTRLARNYMEDIENANNLESIKALIAKTNELEVDVLMPYIEGAATMSVAWSVGARYLQGYYLQEPSATITLG from the coding sequence ATGTCCGCTCATTCTCTGCTTAACCTGTTAGTTATTGATGATGATCAGCTTTATGCTGAGCGTTTAGTTACTATGCTATGTGCTTATTATGATGAGGTGAATTTAGGCTTTTTAGATGACAAAGAAGAGCTGGACAAAGCGCTACGTCAGCAGTGGGATGTCTTGGTATTTGGTAAGGCTTATGATATGAGCTTTACTGATATCGTTGGCACCTTACAAGAGCAAAATATTGATTTGCCGATGATGGCTCTTGAGAGTGAGGCAACTATTGACCATAATCGCAACGAGGATGGACTACCTACGGTCATTGATGAGAGCATGGTTAAAACATTGGTTACCGATGAGATAAATTCGGTCATTATTGCAATACGCTTACAGCATGAGGGCTTACGCACCCGTCGCCAGCTTAAAGCCTTACGTCACGTACTCTCTGAAGCCGAACAGCGCGCTAATATCTTGATTAAGAACTCTAAGAGCGCAGTAGCTTATATTGATCAAGGTATTCATATTTTTGCCAACGAGCCTTATTTGGCTTTGTTTGGCTTTGAGTCTTTGGACAGTTTGCTTGGTATCTCCATTATCGACTTGATTGCCGGTAGTAATAATGTCAAAGACTTTAAGCAATTTTTACGACAGTTCGATAAAGGTAGCCGTGAACAAGTTGAGTTTAATTTTGAAAGTCGGCGTATGGATGGCAGTACTTTTGAAGCTAATTTGCAACTGGCAGCAGCGACCTATGAGGGCGAGCCGGTCATTCAGATTATCATTCAGCAAAACAATAATACTGCAGAGATTGCCCAACGTTTAGCACAGGCTGAGCGCCAAGATAGCTTGACAGGTCTGAGCAATCGTCGAGGTTTTGAAGAGCATTTGGCAACCATTTACCAACAAGCTCAGCAAGGGTTACTCACCGCTAGCCTTTTGTATGTGCAATTGGATAATATAGGCAAGATTAGTAGCGGCTTAGGCCTACAAGGGGTTGATGCTACCACTAAGCAGGTGGCGGATAAGCTTCAGCAGTTAGTAGATAAAGGATATATTAGCCGTTTTAGCGATACTGCCTTTACTGTTTTGGTCGAAAATCAGTCCATACAAGCGATAGAGCGCTTAGCTGAACAGCTGCGTACTGGTATTAGCGATATGCTCATTGAGGTGGAAGCACGCACCACTACGACCACTGCTAGTATCGGCGTGATCAATATTGATCGGCATTCACCACCGCCCACTGATCTGCTTGATCGAGCAGTTGAGGCCATCAATCATATTAGAATTGAGACTGCCAATCATGGTGATGCTTATCATGTATATGACCCAAGCACCCATGCCAGTAGTGATGACAAGGCATTGGCTGAATCTCTAATCAATGCAATTACACATAATCAGTTTGAGCTCCTCTATCAACCTATCTATGATATTAATACCGATCGCAGTGATTTTTTTGAGGTCTATCTGCGCTTACCATTAACCGATGCTGATAATACTGTGTTGACCCCAGATCAATTTATGACCGTAGCAAAAGCGCATCAGCTCCATGAGAAAATAGACCGCTGGGTACTGATTAATGCTTGCAAACAGATCAGTGAAATCCGTAAAGTGCAGCCGGACGCCCGACTTTTGGTACAATTGACCAGCGGCTCTTTGATCGATAAAAAATTACCTCAGGTAGCCAGCCAATTAATCAAGGCTATTGGCGGCGCTAAAGGGGCGCTTACCCTGCAATTTAATGAACAAGATATCGCCAATCATTTGAGCCTAGCAAAAACTCAGTTTGCGGCGCTCAAGGCGGTTGATTGTCAGTTAAGTATCAATAACTTTGGCACTGCGGTTAAATCAGTAGAAGTCGCTGAGTTTACCCAACCTGATATGACCCGTTTGGCTCGTAACTATATGGAAGATATAGAAAACGCCAATAATTTAGAGTCTATCAAGGCGCTGATTGCCAAAACCAATGAATTGGAAGTTGATGTGTTGATGCCTTATATTGAAGGGGCTGCTACCATGTCGGTAGCTTGGAGCGTGGGCGCGCGCTACTTGCAGGGCTATTATCTACAAGAACCAAGCGCAACCATAACTCTGGGCTAA
- a CDS encoding c-type cytochrome, which translates to MISRNFIMLSSQKKLFKTALMGALSISMLVLSACEKTPPDYRDAVTLPVYTQGDADNGALIYEDACGQCHQLTPGLNKKGPQLMNVYGAPAASLADYDYSEALQTSGWVWDAQTLDPYIADAEEALPGSKMLADPMPDASERADVIAYLSTLRADPPVLEEVDSTAEQAPALEEGVKANNEANNKEAPTAMTNEAVEVLDGAAHKPAADFQ; encoded by the coding sequence ATGATATCTCGTAATTTTATAATGCTATCCAGTCAGAAAAAACTTTTTAAAACCGCCTTAATGGGTGCCTTGTCCATCAGCATGTTAGTGCTTAGTGCCTGCGAAAAAACGCCGCCTGATTATCGTGATGCAGTGACTTTGCCCGTTTATACTCAAGGTGATGCTGATAATGGAGCGCTTATCTATGAAGACGCTTGTGGACAATGTCATCAACTGACACCCGGGCTGAATAAAAAAGGCCCACAGCTCATGAATGTATACGGCGCTCCAGCTGCCAGTTTGGCCGATTATGACTATAGTGAAGCACTACAGACCTCCGGCTGGGTGTGGGATGCGCAAACCCTTGATCCTTATATCGCGGATGCTGAAGAAGCGCTACCGGGCTCAAAGATGCTCGCAGATCCTATGCCTGATGCCAGCGAGCGGGCAGATGTCATTGCTTATCTGTCAACGCTGCGGGCTGATCCTCCAGTACTTGAAGAAGTGGACAGCACGGCCGAGCAGGCACCAGCTCTTGAAGAGGGTGTTAAAGCTAATAACGAAGCTAATAATAAAGAGGCACCGACAGCAATGACCAATGAAGCGGTCGAAGTACTAGACGGCGCCGCTCATAAGCCAGCCGCAGATTTTCAGTAA
- a CDS encoding DUF58 domain-containing protein — MKVLPRALTAPINFVSAAVSAAVTAALSGWFAKRAPKNDSTTLNLRNVYIFFSREGLLFAVLLIITFVAGINYGNNLVLGLCFYLISVWLVSVHITFAHLSGLQVRLLDVTVAEAGEPVWVTLQLRSESKQPRRQLVLSFDQGAEQALKASKKARKKNLQTHSPSPTQKNNEVDKINSAASSKVVVASLHDEQTIRMPVFTERRGRFELPRLQIKTVYPLGIMRAWSYVYFARTTWIYPKPLAFDWQVQHSAASLDELPTAGHYKQQLQGQDDFERLDNYIEGESLAQISWAHLARGQGMLTKHFADPIGHELMLDYSAMPAANHEQKLAQLAYGAITLGKLNVPFQLQLPNDTHTKPVIGHGESFTQVCLLRLAKAP, encoded by the coding sequence ATGAAGGTCTTACCACGAGCGTTAACGGCACCCATAAACTTTGTCTCTGCTGCTGTCTCTGCTGCTGTCACTGCTGCATTGTCAGGTTGGTTCGCTAAACGTGCACCCAAAAATGACAGTACCACGCTCAATTTGCGCAACGTCTATATCTTTTTTAGTCGTGAAGGGCTGCTCTTTGCAGTGCTGCTAATCATTACCTTTGTTGCGGGTATCAATTATGGTAATAATTTAGTACTGGGTTTATGCTTTTATTTAATAAGCGTTTGGTTGGTTAGTGTTCATATCACCTTTGCTCACCTGTCAGGTCTGCAAGTGCGTTTGCTCGATGTCACGGTAGCAGAAGCGGGCGAGCCGGTTTGGGTTACTTTGCAGCTACGTAGCGAAAGTAAACAGCCAAGGCGGCAGTTGGTGCTGAGCTTTGACCAAGGGGCAGAACAAGCCTTAAAAGCGTCTAAAAAAGCGCGTAAGAAAAATCTGCAAACCCATAGCCCATCACCAACCCAAAAAAACAACGAGGTTGATAAAATAAATAGCGCAGCCAGTAGCAAGGTGGTCGTTGCAAGTTTGCACGATGAGCAAACTATTCGTATGCCTGTATTTACTGAACGTCGAGGGCGGTTTGAGCTCCCAAGACTACAAATCAAAACGGTTTATCCGCTCGGTATCATGCGTGCTTGGTCGTATGTTTATTTTGCGCGAACCACTTGGATTTATCCAAAGCCCCTAGCCTTTGACTGGCAAGTACAACATAGCGCTGCCAGTTTGGATGAGCTACCGACAGCTGGGCACTATAAGCAACAGCTGCAGGGTCAAGATGACTTTGAGCGTTTGGATAATTATATTGAGGGTGAATCCTTGGCGCAAATCTCTTGGGCGCATCTGGCACGCGGGCAGGGCATGTTGACCAAGCACTTTGCTGATCCTATCGGTCATGAGTTGATGCTAGATTATAGTGCTATGCCCGCCGCCAATCATGAGCAAAAACTTGCACAATTGGCTTATGGCGCCATTACTTTGGGTAAGCTCAATGTGCCTTTTCAGCTGCAGCTGCCTAATGACACTCATACAAAACCTGTCATCGGTCATGGCGAGTCGTTTACGCAAGTGTGCTTGCTAAGGCTAGCAAAAGCGCCATGA